A single genomic interval of Zobellia nedashkovskayae harbors:
- a CDS encoding SusC/RagA family TonB-linked outer membrane protein, with product MRAKQKGLLTLFLALIVQISFAQDKSITGAVSDQDGLPLPGVNIVVQGTTNGTQTDFDGNYAIQASEGQSLVFSYIGYKNETRPVGASNIVNLQMTEDAQALDEVVVTALGIKREKQALGYATTEVKGDQVNTAKETNFMNSLSGKVAGLDIKKSSSLGGSSNVILRGYSSITGNNQPLFVVDGTPIGNNSNSSSGSSDSAEDQTTGQGGYDYGNAAMDINPEDIESVNVLKGAAASNLYGSRAANGVIIITTKKGKKGQGLGITVNSGVSFAKYDKDTFPKFQKEYGAGYGPYYSGPGGYFFEQDIDGDGVDDLTTPFTEDASFGAAFNPNTLVYQWDAFYPESPNYLQATPYVAAANGPESVFNTGVTLNNSISISAGSDTGSFRLGYTNLDQSGIVPNSSIKRNTVDFNGTQELSEKLNAGVKVTFTKTDGNGRYGTGYDANNIIQSFRQWHQTNVDYKDQEAAYFATGRNITWNYAGDPLTLDGVKPIFFDNPFWTLYENYQSDTRNRIFGNFNLTYDAADWLSITGRTSLDTYSELREERTAVSSVNSPSEYSRFNQSFTEINYDLLLNYNFDLSEKLALDGVVGATARQSRTEWVDASTSGGLVVPKLYSLSNSTNLLEPSTEYLGKLKQYGFFANASFNYDRLVYLDLSGRYDYSSTLPDDNNGFFYPAISTSFVFSKLVDADWLSFGKFRANYAEVGNSTVPQRVYNSYFSPTNFSVPLFSVDGQRNNSDLVNELTKSYEVGLEMSFANKRAGLDLSLYKTNTTDQIFPVEVSRATGYSSKVVNSGDIENKGVEVALFVTPVKTDDFDWTINGTWAKNESEVISLFDGVSNLEMGSFQGGVTINATVGQPYGSLWGGNFTYLNGEKVIDADTGRYVVDATPQPIGDINPDWKAGITNSLRYKNLSMSFLIDIQKGGDFFSLDTWYGYATGVYDVTAGANELGNPKRDPIADGGGILLEGVNADGSNNTTRTSMETYANALGYVYAPQAAHVYDASYVKLREVTLSYKIPSKMLQNMPLNNITFSLVGRNLWIIDKNAPYTDPEAGLSAGNLQGYQSSPYPTSKEYGFNVRFDF from the coding sequence ATGAGAGCAAAACAAAAAGGATTGTTAACGCTGTTTTTGGCGTTGATCGTGCAAATTTCATTTGCGCAAGACAAATCGATTACCGGTGCGGTTTCAGACCAGGATGGTCTGCCATTACCGGGAGTTAATATTGTTGTGCAAGGTACCACAAACGGTACACAAACAGATTTTGACGGGAACTATGCTATTCAAGCAAGTGAAGGTCAATCATTAGTATTCTCTTACATTGGGTATAAAAACGAGACCCGTCCTGTTGGAGCATCAAACATAGTAAACCTTCAAATGACTGAGGATGCTCAGGCTTTAGACGAGGTTGTAGTAACTGCTTTAGGTATCAAAAGAGAGAAACAAGCTCTTGGTTATGCTACCACAGAGGTCAAAGGTGACCAAGTAAACACTGCTAAAGAAACTAACTTTATGAACTCCCTATCTGGTAAAGTTGCCGGTCTGGACATTAAGAAGAGTAGTTCTTTGGGTGGTTCATCAAATGTTATTTTAAGAGGTTACAGTTCTATTACTGGTAATAACCAACCTCTTTTTGTTGTTGATGGTACACCTATTGGCAATAATAGTAACTCTAGTTCTGGTTCGTCTGATTCAGCAGAAGACCAAACGACAGGTCAAGGTGGTTATGACTATGGTAATGCCGCAATGGACATTAACCCAGAAGACATTGAATCTGTAAATGTTTTAAAAGGTGCAGCAGCATCTAACCTATACGGATCTAGAGCAGCGAACGGTGTTATAATCATTACAACGAAGAAAGGTAAAAAAGGTCAAGGACTTGGCATAACAGTAAACTCAGGTGTGTCTTTTGCGAAATATGATAAAGATACTTTTCCTAAGTTCCAAAAAGAGTATGGTGCAGGTTACGGACCCTACTATAGTGGTCCTGGAGGTTATTTCTTTGAGCAAGATATAGACGGAGATGGTGTTGATGATTTGACCACGCCTTTTACTGAAGATGCTTCTTTTGGTGCTGCTTTCAATCCTAATACTTTAGTTTACCAATGGGATGCTTTCTATCCAGAATCTCCTAACTATCTTCAAGCTACTCCTTATGTTGCTGCGGCCAATGGTCCAGAATCAGTTTTCAACACTGGGGTTACACTTAACAATAGTATTTCTATTTCTGCAGGAAGTGATACTGGATCTTTTAGATTAGGTTATACAAACCTTGACCAAAGTGGTATTGTTCCTAATAGTAGTATTAAAAGAAATACAGTTGATTTTAATGGTACGCAAGAACTTTCTGAAAAACTTAATGCTGGCGTTAAGGTTACTTTCACTAAGACTGACGGAAATGGGCGTTATGGAACTGGATATGATGCAAACAACATCATACAAAGTTTTAGACAATGGCACCAAACTAATGTTGACTATAAAGACCAGGAAGCGGCATATTTTGCAACTGGAAGAAACATTACTTGGAACTACGCTGGCGACCCATTAACACTAGACGGGGTTAAACCAATATTTTTTGACAACCCTTTTTGGACGCTTTATGAAAACTACCAAAGTGATACGAGAAATAGAATCTTTGGTAATTTCAACCTTACCTATGATGCGGCCGATTGGTTAAGTATTACTGGTAGAACTTCTCTTGACACCTATTCTGAGCTTAGAGAAGAAAGAACTGCGGTTAGTAGTGTAAATTCTCCTAGTGAATACTCAAGATTCAACCAATCGTTTACAGAGATAAACTATGACCTATTACTTAACTACAACTTTGATCTGTCAGAAAAACTTGCGCTTGACGGTGTTGTTGGAGCTACTGCTAGACAGTCTAGAACCGAATGGGTTGACGCATCAACTAGTGGTGGTCTTGTTGTTCCTAAGCTGTATTCTTTAAGTAACTCAACAAACTTGTTAGAGCCATCAACTGAATACTTGGGCAAGTTAAAGCAATATGGTTTTTTCGCCAATGCTTCATTTAACTATGATCGCCTAGTGTATTTAGATTTATCTGGACGATATGATTATTCATCTACATTGCCTGATGATAACAATGGTTTCTTTTACCCAGCGATATCTACATCTTTTGTATTCTCTAAATTAGTTGATGCAGACTGGTTAAGTTTCGGTAAATTCCGTGCAAACTATGCTGAAGTAGGTAATAGTACAGTACCTCAGAGGGTTTACAATTCTTACTTTAGCCCAACGAATTTCTCAGTGCCTTTATTCAGTGTTGATGGCCAAAGAAACAACAGCGATTTGGTAAATGAATTAACCAAGTCTTATGAGGTTGGTCTAGAAATGAGTTTTGCAAATAAAAGAGCTGGTTTAGATTTATCTCTTTACAAAACGAATACTACAGATCAAATCTTCCCTGTTGAAGTTAGTAGAGCGACTGGATACAGCTCAAAAGTTGTTAATTCAGGAGACATTGAAAACAAAGGTGTTGAAGTTGCGTTATTTGTAACACCAGTTAAAACTGATGATTTTGATTGGACTATAAACGGTACATGGGCTAAAAATGAAAGTGAAGTAATTAGCTTATTTGATGGTGTTAGTAATCTCGAAATGGGAAGTTTTCAAGGTGGTGTAACAATAAATGCAACCGTTGGACAACCTTACGGAAGTTTATGGGGTGGTAATTTCACTTATTTAAATGGTGAAAAAGTTATTGATGCTGACACTGGCCGTTATGTTGTTGACGCAACCCCACAGCCTATTGGTGACATAAACCCTGATTGGAAAGCTGGTATTACTAACTCTTTAAGATATAAAAATCTTTCTATGAGTTTCTTAATAGACATTCAAAAAGGTGGAGATTTCTTTTCACTTGATACTTGGTATGGTTATGCTACTGGTGTTTATGATGTTACTGCTGGGGCTAACGAATTGGGTAACCCAAAACGTGATCCTATAGCTGATGGCGGAGGTATCTTACTAGAAGGTGTTAATGCTGACGGTAGTAACAACACTACCCGTACTTCTATGGAAACTTATGCAAATGCATTAGGTTATGTTTATGCTCCTCAGGCAGCACATGTATA